Part of the Musa acuminata AAA Group cultivar baxijiao chromosome BXJ2-7, Cavendish_Baxijiao_AAA, whole genome shotgun sequence genome is shown below.
CGGCCCGGGGCTGCCCTTCGCGTGGCACATCCGAGGAAACTTGCTGCACGTCGCCGCAGCTCTCAGGCTGCGCTCGACGAGAAGATGACCTACTCCTGTTgcagtagttgttggcgaggcTAGGGAGACCGTCACTGCCACAGCCAGAGCCAGAGCCAGAGCCACCGCCACGACGAACATGCATCTCGTGATCGCCATGGCTCAGAGATCAGTGGAAGATGAAGAAGGCAGCTGGTATCGTAGCGATATATACACAGGAAATCTGCATGCTTGCTGGCTCGTACGATCACCACCTTCTTTTGTTTGGGAGCCTGGAAACAGGGTGAGGTGATGAACCATACAAGGGAGTGTTAGGTAAAATAGCATCATGACACCGGACACAGATGTTGACCTCAGTTTTGTATGGCAAATCAGTGTTTCAAAGGTTCGACAGGCTGTTAGGAAGAAGGAGCCTCAAAGTCAACACAAGAAATCCAGTCTCAGAAAGCTGCTGCAAGGACTTTAGAGTGGCAATGGGTTTTAAATACTCGTTCGATGCAAAGATTGACAAACCTGTGGCATAAATCAAATCTCATCCCATACTAATTTCACAATATCAGCTTGATACAAAAAGTTAAATTTAAATATCGATCACTATCGTTTGTTTGAACGAATGTCGtattttacaagaaaaaaaacaatttttttctgAGCAAACGAGACGATTAGCACGACCGTAAACCATGGCAGGAGACGAGACGATGCTAAAGAGAACATTTACTTGACTAAACGTCGAGCTAGATTTGGGTTAAACTTTATAGATGGTTTTCTACATGGATATATTGTTTAACGACCAACCAAAATATCCGATAACATCTTAAATGCTGCTGAATTTTCTGCATCTTTCACTCTTGATTTTGGATCCCCAAAGGTGATGAAGGTGCAGCCCTTGGTTTCAACTTGGACTGAGCATATGAATCTTTTACTGTGTGGAGGCCCTTGCTCTTTCTCAACCCTGCAAGTTCCATCAATGCAGTGATAAGGGAAAACATAATCTTTGATTTCTAGCAGTAAGAACAAGATTCAAGACTTTTTTATTGAGATGATTGAAGGATAAAAGATTGATGAAGCGATGATAATGAGCATTCCAAGGATCACTGAACTGATTGATGAAtgaggaaagaaagaaaacagaAGCGAATGAGAACCACATAAAAGATAAGATGAGCATGCACATCTGTTACTGGTAATAAATACATTTTAAggataatttttttctcttacaTCGATGATTGCCCATACAGATCTTCACTCATCTTTCTTACTTGATGAAATATGATGCAGCAAGTGGGAAAACTAATTTTCTATTTGAGTGCATGACAGACATGTTAGGTGCATGCTGACAATTGGTTATATATGTTCTGGTCTAATTATCGTCTCCATTTAATGCCAGAGTTGTTCAACAAAAAACATTATCACCTCAATTACATGATCAAGAACTAATGTCCACACACCTCCTGGTGGAATGGAGTTGCAACACTtggcaattttttcttcttcgacTTTAACTTAACCAAGGGAAATCATAAAAGCTATTTCTGATGCCGGACGACTTGGAGGAATGCTATTCTCCAAACCTATGGACCTTTTAAAGGCCTCGATTGAAGGCCCAAAAAAGATAGTGAACATGCTCCTGAGACTATTGGTGAGAGGCTCACTTTGGCCAGCTACTATTTGGAGACAAGGTAGAACCAGTGATGAACTGCTCAGTGTCACTTCAGAAAGATTAAGGGGTAAGAGCAGGACAGTAGTGGCTGACAGCGATTGGTGGTGAAGATGCAAAGAAAGGTGGTATAGGATAGGTTGCAGATTGATGACACCTGGGAGAGATAAAGAAAGGAAGACAGAAAAACAAAGGAAGAGAGGGAGTGTAAGAAGCacaggagagagaagaagaagaggttgaagAACAATATCAACAAAATCATTTCTTTGGCTTCCCATCATATCTCACATATGACTGGATAATACACCATAAAAACCATAGTACCAGAACTTCCAAATCCAATAATATGTATAACCTAAGGCCACTTTCCATATGGTTACACGGAGTTCCCAGGTGATCAAAACCAAGGCCTGTcgtaccgaagcataccgcccggtacctctacagtgctacaatactatactgtagcactgctatagtatgaaaaaaataaaaaaaacattcggtacgccctgatgtaccgcccagtacaccgatatcgtaccataccgagcccgggtcgaaatgccAGTACGAtacggtacagcgaaccttgaTCAAACAAGAATTAACAGATCAAACAAAACTCAAACTAGAACCAAAGATTCTAAGTTATCAACACAAGTTCGAGTAAGTTTGGCTAGTATTTTAAGTGCTGTTTTGTAAAGATACTCCCGATGCAGCTACACTGCAATTTATATAAATGCAGAAAATTATAACTTGCAGCCACTCTAATTTTTTTCCTCATACAGGGCCATTAAATATTGTATGATCATCATGATTCTAGTAGCACTGAGCTTCAACTTAAGCTGGTAGAATGCAGTTACAAACTTAATAAAGGAAGTAGCAATCAGCTTCTCTTTCTCAAACATATTCTTCCGCTATCCTCCGAGACCCCAGTAAAATATAATTGAGACAAGGAACATTTCTAATCTAATATAATTGAATATGAAATTTCTTGATGCAGCTCACACTCTGAGGAGAAATTGAGTTTTTGCCAAGTTAATCAAGTCCCATAAATGTGCCAATCTTTGATAAGTTTGAATTCAGTCCCACAAATGGAACTACAAATGCGACTCATTTTGCCAAGTTAATCGACACCCATACAAGCGTAAATTATGACTCAAGTTCATTTTTACTTTGTTTTATGGGTCTAATAAGGTCAGCTTATGAGTTATGTCACGATTCAAACACCATCTCAATGCAAACTCAGAATGTTATTTATTAAAATGATCTACAACACTAGGATGTCGTAAACATGCATCGACTAGGTTACTTTATTTTCCAACTTCAGTATGCATTGGATTTTTATTTTAACATCGTCCAATAGTGTTTGTTAGATGCATGTTAAGGGACACAAAGTAAATAAGACAATAGATAAAGAGAGAAGCATATAATAATTCTGAATGGATGCACCAACAAAGACAATATTTTGACTGATAGTATAAATTAAGATTTCATTGTTGTTGAAGTTTATAACAAGGAACTGAGAAAACAAGCTTAACCACAGAATTGTTTGAACACATTCAATCTAAATATAACAACACATCAGGACAATGTTGTAGAAGTGAATTGGAAGGATCCAATTCACTCATTGTTTATTAACTACCACATTATTGTGATGGAAGAAGAATTGTAAAGCATTTAAGAGAAAAACAACACAAAACATCTTGAAAAAAGCATGTCTGAGAACCCAAAATTGCCTCAAGAACAGAATCATAAATTCTCAGTAGACTATAACAATTAGGGCAGGAAAAGGAAGCTTAAAGAAGAACTTACTTGTATATGGGCATTATCCAATGCTTCTTGCTGCAAAACTGGTTTAGTTTCTGCTTGGATCCATCTTTCTCCTCTGCAGTTCCATTGCCTGCGGCCGAGCTCAACTCGACCTCCATGTCGGCTTCCTCTAAAGCAGACAGCTTTTGCAGCGCATCTCTCGCAGCGTTGAGCTTTGCGATTGTCTTCTGCTCCGAGCAACCGATGCCCATGAGATCTCCGTCAACAAAGACGTTGGTGATGTTCACAAAACCTCTCTTCCAGTTTTTGATCTCGATGCTTCTGCCCTGCTTCTGACAGAGCTCGTAGAGGGTCGTCACCGGCTGCTCGTCCATGTTCTCCGACGTGATGATCGGCTCTAGAATCCCCCTGAATACCTACGCCCAACCCGCCATTAGACCCACGAAGCACCGAAAAGGAGATGACGCGTCGAGCTCACCTTCCAGAGCAACTCAAGATCGAAATTGCAGTCGACGTAGACGGCGGCGGCGATGGACTCCACGATGTCGGCCAACACTTTGGGGGCTTTGACGGTGCTTCCGCCGTACGGAGCCCACCCAATTTCTTCCTCCCGTTCCATCATCACCAAGTTCGTGAAATCGAACACCTATTAGGGGAAAAAGTGAAGCGTGAGAGGCCTTGATCGCACCGAGTCGGAATCGTCGCAGGGGTGAGGCGGCGCGAGTACCATTTGATCGAGTGCATGTGAGTTGCGGCGGAGGAAACGGTAGAGGCGGTGGCGGACGGCGACGCGGGCGAGCTTTTCGGTGGAGATGTTAGCGGCGCGTAGGGCGGAGAGGCGTCCGGGGCCGAGGTCCGGGTTGGTGAGGTAGAGGTGGTTGGTGATAGCGAGGCTGAGGGCTGCATCGCCGACGAACTCGAGACGCTGGTATGACCGGTGATCGGGGTAAGAGGAGTGCGTAAGCGCCTCCGCCAGGAGGGACTGGTCCCGGAAAACGTAGCCCAGAAGACGCTCGATCTCCGTCACGGCCCGTCGCAGCCCGCCGTCCCTCTCCTCCGCCTCGGGGCAGGATCGGTTCATGGTGTGACCGAACCGGTGGCGGTGGTCGCTCGTCGTCCTCCGTGTCCTTGGGCCTCGGAGCGGTGTGAGACGCTAGTAAACCCATTAGGGATCATCTCCAAATCGTGCGGATCCGACTCTTCTTGAAATTCCACCTCCAACTGATGACATCACAGCCATCCATTTGACCACGCGCCCTTCATCTGACACCACTTGATGGCTGAGATGTGATGTCCGAGTCGTAGTAAGGGTCAAGATTAGGATTCAATGAATTGTATCGGTGTGATTGGATAAGATCTTAGGACTTCTTTAGGAAAGGCGTACGGGATTCCGGGTGGAAGCAATACTCCTATCCAACGCTTTCGTTCATCAACACAGAGCGAGTTGACTGGAGGAAAGAAGAGGGCCCACCTGGGGACCACCGTAACCTTCTAATAGGGAAAACGGTATGGCATCCAAAGTGTCATGTTCTGTGCGGTGAAAACGCACCGAGAAAAACGTCAGGCCAATCGCACGACGGATTCTGACCCTGTGCGCTTCAAGATTCGCAAAGTTCAGATCCAGCGATAAAAGGAGGCCGTGCATGCGTGCATCTTTTCCGAAAGCAGTAATATAATTACTCCCGCAAGTTTTCTACCGCGTCGCCTCGTCGAAGGGTCAAGTGTCAGTGGGACCACTGGAGGGCCCCATTTTTGCCTCAGACAGGTGCGCCGTGGTAAAACCAGTGGGCCGGTAAAGAGGAATCGTCTGCAACTGGCCGTCACATCACGGTCACTCGATCCATCTCGTCCATCAAATTGTGGGGAATTCGAAACCAGGAACGGAACAACTGAAGTTACGAAGAGATGATGCGGCGCGTCAGTACCGATGGTACTGCATGTCTCCTGTTATGCATCAGCTTCGTAAGCCAAGTCGTACCGCAAAGCGTGTCGGGCGTTACAAGCGTGACACATCCACCGCAGGAGCCCACATAAACTCATCCGATAACACTGCCTCGGTTGTGGGCCCCAACGCTTTGCTTAATAAGAGAGGGCGGCTTTTATGCGTTCAGAGTTAACTACATATTTTAAATAGAAATtagtatttaataaatatttttaaattatttctgatttaaatattatattcaaaTATTATCTCTGGATAGTATTAACATTTCAGTATTTATACAatgctaatattttttaaaattataaaatattatatgattctatctaaaattataagattgtcaaaatgatttagtgagaaactaatatgatttatattttttataaagattatatttattttatttatttttaaagaccATTAtatagatatgattatatatttattatatatttgggccatatgaaatttttataagattatatgcattcattttttttattttttatttcttattttaaataaaaaaatatgcagGATGAATCATCagaaaaaattttataattttaaattttttttcacatAGTATCTCTACTTTAAAAAATGTATACTTTTAAAAAATTTTCACATAGTATCTctactttaaaattttttaaaacagaaaaaattACTTTACCTTTTTTTCATTAGACCAATACCTATTGCTCGAAGGCTATAGGTGGAGGGCAATGGAGGAGTGTGATCAACTCTCGAACAGATGAGCAAtatgaaaaaatagaaaaataagtgGATGTGGTTATTTAAAGTattagattttaaaaaattactattTAAAGTCCATTCTTATTATTCAGAACTCTTTACCATTCtcttaaaaaaagaaataaaataatattttattatttataactcttTTGGTTTCGCTTTAAACTCATTGTCAGACTCTTCCTATCTCCCATATACTCTACTAAATAATTTGTGAAAATCCAAACATGACATCTTCTAGG
Proteins encoded:
- the LOC103991377 gene encoding ribonuclease 3-like protein 2; amino-acid sequence: MNRSCPEAEERDGGLRRAVTEIERLLGYVFRDQSLLAEALTHSSYPDHRSYQRLEFVGDAALSLAITNHLYLTNPDLGPGRLSALRAANISTEKLARVAVRHRLYRFLRRNSHALDQMVFDFTNLVMMEREEEIGWAPYGGSTVKAPKVLADIVESIAAAVYVDCNFDLELLWKVFRGILEPIITSENMDEQPVTTLYELCQKQGRSIEIKNWKRGFVNITNVFVDGDLMGIGCSEQKTIAKLNAARDALQKLSALEEADMEVELSSAAGNGTAEEKDGSKQKLNQFCSKKHWIMPIYKVEKEQGPPHSKRFICSVQVETKGCTFITFGDPKSRVKDAENSAAFKMLSDILVGR